In the Shewanella sp. OMA3-2 genome, one interval contains:
- a CDS encoding pseudouridine synthase family protein, producing MPDTPPSADNLIECHLDITSCEADAGTLLSQQTGLSKQAIKQAMQKGAVWHTHGKQVVRLRRAKKALKVGDKLHLYYNSHILAEVPATAELMFDQGDYSLWYKPYGLRCQASKWSDHTTINRVIELNTEPPRSAYIIHRLDRAASGLIIIGHTKKATAAVAKLFETRQLDKFYQVIVAGHFADNTVTITTEVDGKPALSHASLLSYNAALNQSKVRVKIESGRKHQIRIHMASIGHPVIGDRLHGNASADAPDLKLCCCEFAFICPVSAKPVQFSLPEALRPQFE from the coding sequence ATGCCAGATACGCCACCGTCAGCAGACAATTTAATTGAATGTCACCTTGATATCACCTCTTGTGAGGCTGATGCTGGCACGTTACTGTCGCAACAAACGGGCCTGTCAAAGCAAGCGATTAAACAAGCAATGCAAAAAGGCGCGGTTTGGCACACCCATGGTAAGCAGGTTGTCAGGCTACGGCGGGCTAAAAAGGCATTAAAAGTGGGTGATAAACTGCACTTATATTACAACAGCCATATACTGGCAGAAGTGCCTGCTACTGCAGAGTTGATGTTTGACCAAGGCGATTATAGCCTATGGTATAAACCCTATGGTTTACGTTGTCAGGCATCGAAGTGGAGCGATCACACGACGATTAATCGCGTCATTGAATTAAATACTGAGCCGCCACGCAGTGCGTATATTATTCACCGCCTTGACCGCGCGGCATCTGGGTTAATTATTATTGGCCACACCAAAAAAGCCACCGCGGCTGTCGCTAAACTGTTTGAGACTCGTCAATTAGATAAGTTTTATCAGGTGATAGTTGCAGGACATTTTGCTGATAACACTGTGACCATTACTACCGAAGTTGATGGCAAACCTGCGCTGTCACACGCCAGTTTATTGAGTTATAACGCCGCGTTAAACCAATCTAAAGTACGGGTTAAAATTGAGTCTGGCCGTAAGCATCAAATTCGTATTCACATGGCCAGTATTGGTCACCCTGTTATTGGCGACAGATTACATGGCAATGCTTCAGCCGATGCACCGGATTTAAAGTTGTGTTGCTGTGAGTTTGCTTTTATTTGCCCAGTAAGTGCAAAACCTGTGCAATTTTCACTGCCAGAAGCGTTAAGGCCTCAATTTGAATAG
- the lgt gene encoding prolipoprotein diacylglyceryl transferase — MDHFVWNADPVLVSFMGLTVHWYGALFATAIAAGFQVMKKIYQAEGLDLESLDNFLVYCVIGIIVGARLAHCVFYDPSYYFAHPLKILAIWEGGLASHGGGLGAILALYYYKRKIGLPFLYLLDRLAIATAIFGFFVRMANFANSEILGEPTTKPWGIIFERIDMLPRHPAQLYEAFAYLLIFILLVGLYRKTKLKLQHGGLFGVFLVLVFSARFAIESVKVSQTAYSEAFMTAGQWLSVPFLIVGVVLLGRAIMAKSEPVTKT, encoded by the coding sequence TTGGACCATTTTGTTTGGAATGCAGACCCCGTTTTGGTGTCGTTTATGGGGTTGACTGTACATTGGTACGGCGCATTATTTGCTACCGCGATAGCGGCGGGTTTTCAGGTAATGAAAAAAATCTATCAGGCAGAAGGCTTAGACCTTGAGTCATTAGACAACTTTTTGGTTTACTGCGTTATCGGTATTATTGTTGGTGCACGACTAGCCCATTGTGTGTTTTATGACCCGAGTTATTATTTTGCTCATCCGCTAAAAATTCTCGCGATATGGGAAGGCGGTTTAGCCAGTCATGGTGGCGGGTTAGGGGCTATTTTAGCCCTGTATTATTACAAACGAAAAATAGGTCTGCCATTTTTGTACTTGTTAGATAGACTAGCGATCGCTACGGCTATTTTCGGCTTTTTTGTGCGTATGGCAAATTTTGCCAATTCAGAAATTCTAGGTGAGCCAACCACAAAACCTTGGGGTATTATTTTTGAACGTATCGATATGCTACCGCGTCATCCAGCGCAATTGTATGAAGCGTTCGCTTACTTATTGATCTTTATTTTGCTGGTGGGTTTATATCGTAAAACAAAGTTAAAGCTGCAACATGGTGGCTTATTCGGGGTGTTTTTAGTGCTCGTATTTAGCGCTCGTTTTGCTATTGAATCCGTTAAAGTAAGCCAAACCGCTTACAGCGAAGCCTTTATGACAGCTGGGCAGTGGTTAAGTGTGCCGTTTTTAATTGTCGGTGTTGTATTACTTGGTCGCGCTATAATGGCAAAAAGTGAGCCTGTGACAAAGACGTGA
- a CDS encoding oxidative stress defense protein, translated as MRLVTKTFTLASLTSALVFTALPVMAADLPFPHLETIGTSEISIEADMATVDIEVVVDALTAKEAKAESDKAISQFLSRLDKAGIAKNDIDSANLNIRPQYHYQNNEPAKLVAYQASRSMTITVRDLSQLNDLLDTALDQGINRVNNIKLSSSKQAEYVEQARQSAIADAKQKAASLAKGFDKKVDGVWQIRYFDQQPVQPVMYRMAAESSDASQGYQQGQVSISDRVEVIFKLK; from the coding sequence ATGAGATTAGTGACTAAAACCTTTACGCTTGCATCGTTAACATCAGCCTTAGTCTTTACAGCTTTACCTGTTATGGCAGCAGACTTGCCTTTTCCCCATTTAGAAACCATCGGCACTAGCGAAATTAGCATCGAAGCGGATATGGCCACGGTTGATATTGAAGTGGTAGTTGATGCGCTAACGGCAAAAGAAGCCAAGGCAGAATCAGATAAGGCGATTAGTCAGTTTTTAAGTCGATTAGACAAAGCCGGTATTGCCAAAAATGATATCGACAGCGCCAATTTAAATATTCGCCCACAATACCATTATCAAAACAATGAACCCGCTAAGTTAGTGGCTTATCAAGCCAGCAGAAGCATGACCATTACCGTACGAGATTTAAGCCAGTTAAATGACTTACTCGATACTGCTTTAGATCAAGGTATTAATCGGGTTAATAACATTAAACTGAGCTCAAGTAAGCAGGCAGAATATGTTGAGCAAGCACGCCAAAGCGCCATTGCCGATGCTAAACAAAAAGCGGCATCGTTAGCCAAAGGGTTCGATAAAAAGGTCGATGGCGTGTGGCAAATTCGCTACTTTGACCAACAACCCGTGCAACCGGTAATGTACCGCATGGCGGCCGAATCAAGTGACGCGAGCCAAGGTTATCAGCAAGGGCAAGTGAGCATTAGTGATCGTGTCGAAGTAATATTCAAATTGAAGTGA